A single region of the Pseudanabaena sp. FACHB-2040 genome encodes:
- the leuA gene encoding 2-isopropylmalate synthase, which yields MLTNPAAKYRAFAPVDLADRTWPSRSIMQPPVWLSTDLRDGNQALIEPMSVERKLRMFELLVAIGFKEIEVAFPSASQTDFDFVRQLIEQDRVPADVSIQVLTQAREDLIRPTFESLRGAKKAIVHVYNATSPVFRRTVFNLDRQGTIDLAVSAARLIGDLAAEQPETDWRFEYSPETFTATELDFARDICNAVLDVWQPTPDRTAIINLPATVEVSTPNGFADQVEWMHRHLSYRDSVVLSVHTHNDRGCAIAAAELAQLAGADRVEGCLFGNGERTGNVDLVTLALNLYTQGIHPGLDFAQINEVARTVEDCTQLPIHPRHPYVGDLVFTAFSGSHQDAIRKGFAVQQPDALWEVPYLPIDPADVGRSYESVVRVNSQSGKGGITFLLERDYHLSLPRRLQIEFSQVVQQAMDATGKEMTSADLWQLFEQEYLQAIYPFKYVLHHWRDDADQPSIMAAVEREGQPVTIEGVGNGPIDAFVHALGLGIRIHHYEERALSQGSGADAIAIIEITADWFKGTVHGVGIHSSIVTASLLALLSATNRGLRALEPRVRQQLLAR from the coding sequence ATGTTGACTAATCCTGCAGCCAAATACCGCGCCTTTGCGCCCGTTGACTTGGCTGATCGCACTTGGCCCAGTCGCAGCATTATGCAGCCTCCCGTCTGGTTGAGTACGGATCTGCGCGATGGCAACCAGGCTTTGATTGAGCCGATGTCGGTGGAGCGCAAACTGAGGATGTTTGAGTTGCTGGTGGCGATTGGCTTCAAGGAGATTGAGGTGGCTTTTCCGTCGGCGTCTCAGACGGATTTTGACTTTGTGCGGCAGCTGATTGAGCAGGACCGAGTGCCTGCAGATGTGTCTATTCAAGTGCTGACTCAGGCCCGCGAAGATTTGATTCGCCCCACCTTTGAGTCTTTGAGAGGAGCCAAGAAGGCAATTGTCCATGTTTACAACGCCACCTCGCCGGTCTTTCGCCGCACTGTGTTTAACCTGGATCGGCAGGGCACGATTGATTTGGCGGTGTCGGCAGCCCGGCTAATTGGCGATTTGGCGGCAGAGCAGCCAGAGACAGACTGGCGCTTTGAGTACTCGCCAGAAACCTTCACGGCGACGGAACTGGACTTTGCTAGAGATATTTGCAATGCGGTGCTGGACGTCTGGCAACCTACGCCCGATCGCACAGCCATCATTAACCTGCCTGCTACGGTAGAAGTTTCGACGCCGAATGGGTTTGCCGATCAGGTGGAGTGGATGCATCGACATTTGAGCTACCGCGACAGCGTGGTGCTGAGTGTGCATACCCATAACGATCGGGGATGTGCGATCGCAGCCGCCGAACTGGCGCAATTGGCTGGGGCTGACCGAGTTGAGGGCTGCCTGTTTGGCAATGGCGAGCGCACCGGCAATGTGGATTTGGTGACGCTGGCGTTGAACCTCTATACCCAGGGCATTCACCCCGGCCTAGATTTTGCCCAGATCAACGAAGTGGCCCGCACGGTGGAAGACTGCACCCAGCTGCCGATTCATCCCCGCCACCCCTACGTTGGCGATCTGGTCTTCACCGCCTTTTCGGGTTCTCACCAAGACGCGATTCGCAAGGGCTTTGCAGTGCAGCAGCCCGATGCACTGTGGGAGGTGCCCTACCTGCCCATCGATCCGGCGGATGTGGGCCGTTCCTATGAGTCGGTGGTGCGGGTCAACAGCCAGTCTGGCAAAGGTGGCATTACTTTCTTGCTAGAGCGTGACTACCACCTCAGCTTGCCCCGCCGTCTGCAGATTGAGTTTAGTCAGGTGGTGCAGCAGGCGATGGATGCCACCGGCAAGGAAATGACCTCTGCTGACCTGTGGCAGCTGTTTGAGCAGGAGTACTTGCAGGCGATCTATCCCTTTAAGTACGTGCTGCACCACTGGCGCGATGACGCCGATCAGCCCTCGATTATGGCCGCTGTTGAGCGCGAGGGGCAGCCGGTCACCATTGAAGGGGTTGGCAATGGCCCCATCGATGCCTTTGTCCACGCTTTGGGGCTGGGCATTCGGATTCACCACTATGAAGAGCGGGCGCTGAGCCAGGGCAGTGGGGCCGATGCGATCGCAATCATCGAGATCACCGCTGACTGGTTTAAGGGCACTGTCCACGGTGTGGGTATTCACAGCAGTATTGTGACGGCCTCTTTGCTGGCCCTGCTCAGCGCTACCAACCGGGGCTTGAGGGCGCTTGAGCCGAGGGTGCGCCAGCAACTCTTGGCCCGCTAG
- a CDS encoding glutathione S-transferase family protein — MYRLYDYLPSGNGYKVRLLLTQLQIPFDYVELDIVEGETRTADYLTKNPNGKIPLLEVAPNQYLAESNAILMYLSEGTDYLPSDRWARSQVLQWMFFEQYSHEPNIATPRFWLNHLPSLNDYQKIALPYKQEQGYAALDVMEVHLGHHPFLVAERYTVADIALFAYTHVAPEGNFDLSRYPAIRRWIEQVQQQAGHISITQVPGKG, encoded by the coding sequence ATGTATCGTCTCTACGATTACCTGCCCTCGGGCAATGGCTACAAAGTCCGGCTGCTGCTCACCCAGCTCCAGATTCCCTTTGACTACGTTGAGCTAGATATTGTCGAAGGTGAAACCCGCACCGCTGACTATTTAACCAAAAACCCCAACGGCAAAATTCCGCTGCTAGAAGTGGCCCCCAACCAGTACCTAGCCGAATCAAACGCCATCTTGATGTACCTCAGTGAAGGCACCGACTACCTGCCGAGCGATCGGTGGGCGCGATCGCAAGTGCTGCAGTGGATGTTTTTTGAGCAATACAGCCACGAACCCAACATCGCTACCCCCCGCTTCTGGCTCAACCACCTGCCATCCCTTAACGACTACCAAAAGATTGCCCTGCCCTACAAGCAAGAACAGGGCTACGCTGCCTTAGACGTCATGGAGGTTCACCTAGGCCATCACCCCTTCTTAGTCGCAGAGCGGTACACCGTAGCCGACATCGCCCTCTTCGCCTACACCCACGTCGCCCCAGAAGGCAACTTTGACCTCAGCCGCTACCCAGCCATTCGGCGCTGGATCGAGCAGGTACAGCAGCAGGCAGGGCATATTTCGATTACCCAGGTGCCAGGTAAAGGGTAA
- a CDS encoding PhoD-like phosphatase, giving the protein MNHPNGYPSLENWPLVLAGPLLRRTEPDAVTVWLALKAACRVTLAVFATTEQGAELGEKLLLGEGCTVACGQQLHVVAVTARPVGAALQSGKLYAYDLQFQPIQANSPADQPISLEQATTSPGDQTPSISYFAHQKPTFALPPRQFKDLRLVHASCRKPHGDGFDALPILDSLIEAHAHQPHQRPHQLFLTGDQIYGDDVAEPLLWAATHLGDALLGWKEDLPVNSPSTTRRKQSQTPPHKLVPGQRAAIATDKGGFTAGMDGKSDKVNSHLLSLGEFFATYLLVWSPICWPTAFPQGEVMMDSAKASRKWNHEVGLLRQFAHTLWKVRRALANVPTYTLFDDHDVSDDWNLNQSWCLRVLGQPLGQRTVQNALTACALFQSWGNTPWQFQADQTGAKLLQAVEDWSASHGSDELAYGAITQYLGLPPTDPITHLPQFVQDGSMWVLKRHPKALTWYYTVQSECHEVIALDTRTWRGFPVDGDVLAPPMILSHQALEDQVEGLLQRSKTDPQKPSHPAQPQPADQRITLVISPTNLFSLKAIDWVQEYQLKRGKVFSSDVGDAWNIPSDALAAFLTRLFEQRRQLVVLSGDIHYSFAVRLSFTEQNAGSADPAVMIQLTSSPLKNEETLTRLIHTRLKQWLLPERTRYWLGWHYPPHMQECSKPQLRQPSQRNKPDWACVLDWIPRQPAQIPTFGSNISWLLHPEENGEPGWLKILPFWGRRWFQDGREVVGLNNLSMVQFEAGHPQEACNVIQNVYWFSTRASVEIVCSRFASPLAPVGDEDARR; this is encoded by the coding sequence ATGAATCACCCCAATGGGTATCCCTCCCTTGAAAATTGGCCGCTCGTGTTAGCAGGCCCCCTGCTGCGCCGCACCGAACCGGATGCGGTGACGGTTTGGCTAGCGCTGAAAGCGGCTTGTCGGGTAACGCTGGCGGTTTTTGCAACTACAGAGCAGGGCGCGGAGCTGGGTGAGAAGCTGCTGCTGGGAGAGGGCTGCACCGTTGCCTGTGGTCAGCAGCTGCATGTGGTTGCGGTGACCGCTAGGCCAGTGGGCGCAGCCCTGCAAAGCGGTAAACTGTATGCCTACGATCTCCAGTTCCAGCCAATTCAGGCGAATTCACCTGCTGATCAGCCAATTTCGCTAGAACAGGCCACGACTTCTCCAGGTGACCAAACCCCTTCTATCAGCTACTTTGCTCACCAAAAGCCGACCTTTGCTCTACCGCCGCGACAGTTCAAAGACCTGCGGCTGGTCCACGCCTCCTGCCGCAAACCCCACGGCGACGGCTTCGATGCGCTGCCTATTCTAGATAGCCTGATCGAGGCCCATGCCCATCAGCCCCACCAGCGACCCCACCAGCTCTTTCTCACCGGCGACCAGATCTATGGAGATGATGTGGCTGAGCCGCTGCTGTGGGCGGCAACTCACCTGGGAGATGCCCTGCTGGGCTGGAAGGAAGACCTGCCGGTTAATTCGCCCTCGACTACTCGGCGCAAACAGTCGCAAACCCCACCGCACAAGCTGGTGCCGGGGCAGCGGGCTGCGATCGCAACCGATAAAGGCGGCTTTACAGCAGGCATGGATGGCAAGTCTGACAAGGTCAACAGCCATCTGTTGAGCTTGGGCGAGTTTTTTGCCACCTACCTGCTAGTGTGGTCTCCAATCTGCTGGCCTACCGCCTTTCCCCAGGGCGAAGTGATGATGGACAGCGCCAAAGCCAGCCGCAAGTGGAATCACGAGGTTGGCTTGCTGCGCCAGTTTGCCCACACGCTTTGGAAGGTTCGGCGGGCACTGGCTAACGTGCCGACCTATACCCTCTTCGACGATCACGATGTCAGCGACGACTGGAATCTCAACCAGTCTTGGTGCCTGCGGGTTCTAGGCCAGCCCTTGGGCCAGCGCACCGTGCAAAATGCCTTGACTGCCTGCGCCCTCTTTCAAAGCTGGGGCAATACTCCGTGGCAGTTTCAGGCAGACCAGACTGGCGCAAAGCTACTTCAAGCCGTCGAGGACTGGTCGGCCTCCCACGGCAGCGATGAGTTGGCCTATGGAGCCATTACCCAATACCTGGGCCTGCCGCCGACTGACCCCATCACCCATCTGCCTCAATTTGTCCAAGATGGCTCGATGTGGGTGCTGAAGCGCCATCCAAAGGCCCTGACCTGGTACTACACAGTGCAGAGTGAGTGCCATGAGGTAATTGCGCTCGATACCCGCACCTGGCGTGGCTTTCCGGTCGATGGAGACGTGCTTGCGCCCCCGATGATCCTCTCTCACCAGGCCTTGGAAGATCAGGTGGAAGGGCTGTTGCAACGCTCGAAAACTGACCCACAAAAGCCATCGCACCCTGCCCAGCCCCAACCTGCCGATCAGCGCATCACCCTGGTGATTTCGCCGACCAACCTATTTAGCCTCAAGGCGATTGACTGGGTGCAGGAATATCAGCTGAAGCGCGGCAAGGTCTTTTCTTCCGACGTGGGCGATGCCTGGAACATTCCTTCGGATGCACTGGCTGCCTTTCTGACCAGGCTGTTTGAGCAGCGACGGCAGTTGGTTGTGCTCTCAGGCGATATTCACTACAGCTTTGCCGTTCGCCTGTCATTCACCGAACAAAATGCCGGATCTGCCGACCCAGCTGTCATGATTCAGCTGACCTCCAGCCCCCTGAAAAACGAAGAAACCCTTACCCGCCTGATCCACACCCGCCTCAAGCAGTGGCTGCTGCCAGAGCGCACCCGCTACTGGTTGGGCTGGCATTATCCCCCCCACATGCAGGAGTGCTCTAAGCCACAGCTGCGTCAGCCCAGCCAGCGCAATAAACCAGACTGGGCCTGCGTGCTCGACTGGATACCGAGACAGCCTGCCCAAATTCCCACTTTTGGGTCAAACATTTCTTGGCTGCTCCACCCCGAGGAAAACGGGGAGCCTGGCTGGCTCAAGATTCTACCGTTCTGGGGTCGCCGCTGGTTCCAAGACGGGCGAGAGGTTGTGGGCCTGAACAACCTGTCTATGGTGCAGTTTGAGGCAGGGCATCCTCAAGAAGCCTGCAACGTGATTCAGAACGTTTACTGGTTTTCGACTAGAGCATCGGTGGAAATTGTGTGTAGCCGCTTTGCCAGTCCCTTGGCTCCGGTTGGAGACGAGGACGCGAGGAGGTAG
- a CDS encoding DUF4126 domain-containing protein encodes MESLLHVAVGIGLSTAAGFRILVPFLVMGVASHAGYLKLAPEMAWMGSTAAIIGFAIATLLEVLVYFVPLVANVMDAVELPLATIAGTILTAAVTSDIDPFLRWSLALVAGGTVAGTTEAFMGLTRLASTVAAGPIGTVGVSLAELVSSTLLSVLAILVPILALVILAVLIYLIFSRRRKRKRRRWDG; translated from the coding sequence ATGGAGTCGCTGCTGCACGTTGCGGTTGGAATTGGGCTCAGTACGGCTGCTGGGTTTCGGATCTTGGTGCCGTTTTTGGTGATGGGGGTGGCGTCTCATGCAGGCTACCTCAAGCTGGCTCCAGAGATGGCTTGGATGGGAAGTACGGCGGCGATTATTGGATTTGCGATCGCAACGCTCCTAGAAGTCCTGGTCTATTTCGTTCCCCTAGTCGCTAACGTGATGGATGCCGTTGAGCTGCCGCTAGCGACGATTGCGGGCACAATTTTGACGGCTGCAGTCACTTCAGATATCGATCCCTTTTTGCGCTGGAGTTTGGCCTTGGTGGCAGGGGGAACGGTGGCGGGTACGACTGAGGCGTTTATGGGTTTGACCCGACTGGCCTCAACGGTGGCAGCTGGGCCTATCGGTACTGTTGGGGTGTCTTTGGCTGAGCTGGTTAGCTCTACCCTGTTGTCGGTGCTGGCCATTTTGGTGCCGATTTTGGCTCTGGTAATTCTGGCGGTGCTGATCTACTTAATCTTTAGCCGCAGGCGTAAGCGTAAGCGCCGTCGCTGGGACGGTTGA
- a CDS encoding pyridoxamine 5'-phosphate oxidase family protein, with protein sequence MGKLYSEITPELRAWVEQQKIFFVATAPASAGHVNCSPKGTDSLRVLGPHEVAYLDLTGSGVETIAHLQENGRIVIMLCAFEGAPKIVRFHGLGRVYSLGTANFDRYLEHFEAIPGARAIIHIEVTRISDSCGNGVPLYSFEGERQVIESWAEKKGEAGLEQYRQLKNSRSLDQLPGL encoded by the coding sequence GTGGGAAAACTGTATTCAGAAATTACGCCTGAGCTGCGAGCCTGGGTAGAGCAGCAAAAGATCTTTTTTGTGGCAACTGCGCCCGCCTCAGCAGGCCACGTAAATTGCTCGCCCAAGGGGACAGACTCTCTGCGAGTGCTCGGTCCCCATGAGGTGGCTTACCTGGATTTAACAGGCAGTGGTGTGGAGACAATTGCCCATCTTCAGGAGAACGGGCGCATTGTGATTATGCTATGCGCTTTTGAAGGTGCCCCCAAGATTGTCCGATTTCATGGTTTGGGCCGGGTTTATTCCTTGGGAACGGCAAACTTTGACCGTTACCTTGAGCACTTTGAAGCGATTCCTGGGGCACGGGCCATTATTCACATTGAGGTCACGCGCATTAGCGATTCCTGCGGCAATGGGGTGCCTCTCTATAGCTTTGAAGGGGAGCGCCAGGTTATTGAGTCGTGGGCTGAGAAGAAGGGTGAGGCGGGATTGGAGCAATACCGGCAGCTGAAGAATAGCCGGAGTTTGGATCAGTTGCCGGGGCTGTAG
- a CDS encoding CIA30 family protein, whose translation MSSSPRSTWDAGRFLQTLNFFDTIPVISCLRKMFGSTSSPAPPEPQAGVLFDFSQPTPDLAQLWGALDDVVMGGVSASGIRQEAEAALFSGYVSTANSGGFASIRTRNFDPPLDLTEHTGLQLYLKGDGNRYKFLVRDEDTWDSIAYTHSFDTVADEWITVQIPFSQLIPVFRAKTVDTARPLDRSQIRSLQLMLSKFEYDGALNPHFTPGAFQLRLQRIAVY comes from the coding sequence ATGTCCTCTTCTCCTCGTTCGACCTGGGATGCAGGCCGATTCCTGCAAACCCTCAACTTTTTTGACACTATCCCTGTCATTAGCTGCTTGCGCAAGATGTTTGGATCGACCTCGTCCCCTGCGCCGCCCGAGCCTCAGGCCGGAGTTTTGTTTGACTTTAGCCAGCCAACCCCCGATCTTGCACAGCTTTGGGGCGCTTTAGACGACGTTGTCATGGGCGGCGTCAGCGCCAGCGGCATTCGTCAGGAAGCAGAGGCCGCCCTATTTAGCGGCTACGTATCCACTGCCAACTCTGGCGGCTTTGCCTCGATTCGTACCCGCAACTTCGATCCACCCCTAGACCTGACAGAACACACCGGCCTACAGCTATATCTCAAGGGCGACGGCAATCGCTACAAATTTCTGGTGCGTGACGAAGACACCTGGGACAGTATCGCCTACACCCATTCTTTCGATACTGTTGCCGATGAATGGATCACGGTCCAAATCCCGTTTAGCCAGCTGATTCCCGTCTTCCGGGCCAAAACCGTGGATACGGCCCGTCCACTAGATCGAAGCCAAATCCGCTCGCTGCAGCTGATGCTGAGCAAGTTTGAATACGATGGAGCCCTCAATCCCCACTTTACTCCGGGCGCTTTTCAGCTTCGGCTGCAACGTATCGCCGTCTACTAA
- a CDS encoding glycosyltransferase: MNPTQKMSLQAIDLVGPSQPLVSLIINNYNYAAFLAEAIDSCLNQTYPRIEVIVVDDGSQDGSPQIIESYGAKIIPVLKANGGQASAMNSGFSVSAGEIVIFLDADDYLIPNAVETIVARWQPETAQLHYRLTVVNTEGEAVGFCPSPGVQLATGTVWPILLKRGRYHSNVTSGNAFSRSALDKVLPIPETDFRIAADGYLVGAVPFWGSVAAIEEPLGCYRQHSSNAWSNSQSTEDPQKLVKRLRWALKHDLHRYYWIQHQAKALGHPTQENLGLRDYMHLIDRLASLRLDPEQHPFASDASAGIARKGIGAVWQQDCLSTGRKLALLGWFAIAGFMPSLFATPTIEWFLLPTSRPQFIQKTIRGIKSLRVA; encoded by the coding sequence ATGAACCCTACTCAAAAGATGTCATTACAGGCTATCGATTTAGTAGGTCCCTCCCAGCCTTTGGTCAGCCTAATCATCAACAACTACAACTACGCAGCCTTCCTCGCTGAGGCGATAGACAGCTGCTTAAATCAGACCTATCCTCGCATCGAAGTCATTGTTGTAGATGATGGCTCTCAAGACGGCTCTCCCCAAATCATTGAAAGCTACGGGGCAAAAATCATTCCCGTTCTCAAGGCAAATGGTGGACAAGCCTCTGCAATGAACAGCGGTTTCTCCGTCAGCGCTGGGGAGATCGTAATCTTTTTGGATGCCGACGATTACTTGATACCCAATGCTGTAGAGACCATTGTGGCGCGCTGGCAGCCTGAGACGGCCCAGCTTCACTACCGCCTTACAGTCGTCAATACAGAGGGGGAAGCAGTCGGGTTTTGCCCCTCACCCGGCGTTCAGCTAGCAACGGGTACAGTTTGGCCCATTCTTCTAAAAAGAGGTCGCTACCACAGCAATGTCACTAGCGGCAATGCGTTTAGCCGTTCTGCACTAGACAAGGTTTTGCCCATCCCAGAAACTGACTTTAGAATTGCTGCCGATGGTTACCTAGTAGGGGCAGTTCCATTTTGGGGAAGCGTTGCGGCTATTGAAGAACCGCTTGGGTGTTACCGCCAGCACAGCAGCAACGCCTGGTCTAATTCTCAATCTACAGAAGACCCTCAAAAGCTAGTGAAACGGCTGCGCTGGGCCTTGAAACACGACCTTCATCGCTATTACTGGATTCAGCACCAGGCCAAAGCGCTGGGTCATCCTACCCAGGAGAATCTGGGACTGCGGGATTACATGCATCTGATTGATCGGCTGGCATCTCTTCGCCTCGATCCAGAGCAGCACCCCTTCGCCTCAGATGCCTCCGCTGGAATCGCCCGCAAAGGCATTGGAGCGGTTTGGCAGCAAGACTGTCTGAGCACAGGCAGAAAGCTGGCTCTTTTGGGTTGGTTTGCGATCGCAGGTTTTATGCCTAGCCTATTTGCTACACCGACTATAGAGTGGTTCTTGTTGCCCACTTCGCGGCCTCAGTTCATTCAAAAAACCATCAGGGGCATTAAATCTCTGCGCGTCGCTTAA